One Elaeis guineensis isolate ETL-2024a chromosome 10, EG11, whole genome shotgun sequence genomic window carries:
- the LOC105052982 gene encoding lysine-specific demethylase JMJ705 — translation MAAAAAAGSLGDPTLPPPPPPPPTEVPQWLKSLPLAPEYHPTLAEFQDPIAYILKIEKEASRFGICKIVPPLPAPPRKTTVANLNRSFAAREPNPKKPPTFTTRQQQIGFCPRRPRPVQKPVWQSGEHYTLQQFETKAKQFERAYLRKAKKATSSFLSPLEIETLFWKACADKPFSVEYANDMPGSGFAPLGAARRWRGLEEEEEEEAAHVGETAWNMRGVSRAKGSLLRFMKEEIPGVTSPMVYVAMMFSWFAWHVEDHELHSLNYLHMGAGKTWYGVPRDAALAFEEVVRLHGYGGEVNRLVTFALLGEKTTVMTPEVLMGAGIPCCRLVQNAGEFVVTFPGSYHTGFSLGFNCGEAANIATPGWLRVAKEAAIRRASINYPPMVSHFQLLYELALSLCTRMPRGSRSEPRSSRLKDKMKGEGEEIVKNIFVQNVIQNNHLLSFLLDKGSSCIVLPQDAPESPLCSNALVRSQVKAKPRLSLGLCSHQEAVEASRLLPSDDITPGWSAGRRDMSGLCSLKRNSISVSQGKMITSATCGRFGAADFYSSSDSQNEEGEKEGTFQGDGLLDQGLLACVTCGILSFACVAVIQPREAAAKYLMSADCGFLSGHINGSGEVSGINKDASRQADDYNLVSGSGQIGRHTENTVDDYWVHCNTYSGQVSEQSVEVFSDNTGQRGISALDLLASAYGDTSDTEEEALHAKSDCTDENDVKDFPSSAKPIEHPNFAIELPNLCSSKDSQKETDLSFIGADCQNGTCAQNSYNNVGPDDPDGPTNVSAGEKCQLKWEFCGSNQPENVKSAGTDSLDDNRKVTTSNSSIKSMEEPTDFSYREVDDGCRATETADNQQGNMKMGNASFGSEDLSVQPDVCCDLSEPTKGTAITTQSINVHTKMMNSGIPAMRRCDKDSSRMHVFCLEHAVEVDKQLQPIGGMHIMLFCHPDYPKIEAEAKLLAEELGFDYSWKDVHFKEATEEEQERFGAALEDEEAIPVNSDWAVKLGINLYYSAGLSKSPLYSKQMPYNAVIYKAFGCNSPGNSPAKPKTSGRRPGRQKKIVVAGRWCGKVWMTNQVHPYLAHRNEAQDHDHVEQLYSQGTGQKPKVKTYTKDAPSERNPSASDGTAARKSGKKRKKPLRKASKKKPRHTQIDKSEAMEDVPETSSSPCGRVLRSSHSKQAVIANRKKFNLKDEAEGGPSARLRKQTSKAMEEVKTKSASRKQARQRKAKKAQATNPVTKDEDGEYICDIEGCSMSFSTKQDLSLHKRDICPVKGCGKKFFSHKYLVQHRKVHMDDRPLECPWKGCKMTFKWAWARTEHIRVHTGDRPYVCREPGCGQTFRFVSDFSRHKRKTGHSVKKGRR, via the exons ATGGCAGCAGCAGCGGCAGCAGGATCTTTGGGAGACCCGACGcttcctccacctcctcctcctccccccacGGAGGTGCCCCAATGGCTGAAATCCCTTCCGTTGGCTCCCGAGTACCACCCCACCCTGGCCGAGTTCCAGGATCCCATCGCCTACATCCTCAAGATCGAGAAGGAGGCGTCGCGGTTCGGCATCTGCAAGATCGTTCCCCCGCTGCCGGCGCCGCCCAGGAAGACGACCGTCGCCAACCTCAACCGCTCCTTCGCCGCCCGCGAGCCCAACCCCAAGAAGCCCCCCACCTTCACTACCCGCCAGCAGCAGATCGGCTTCTGTCCCCGCCGCCCCCGCCCTGTCCAGAAGCCCGTCTGGCAGAGCGGCGAGCACTACACCCTCCAGCAATTCGAGACCAAGGCCAAGCAATTCGAGCGCGCCTATCTCAGGAAGGCGAAGAAGGCCACCTCTAGTTTCCTCTCCCCGCTCGAGATCGAGACCCTCTTCTGGAAGGCCTGTGCCGACAAGCCCTTCTCCGTTGAGTACGCCAACGACATGCCGGGCTCTGGATTTGCCCCCCTCGGGGCCGCGCGACGCTGGCGGgggttggaggaggaggaggaggaggaggccgcCCACGTCGGGGAGACGGCGTGGAACATGCGGGGGGTGTCCAGGGCCAAGGGTTCCCTGCTGCGCTTCATGAAGGAGGAGATCCCTGGGGTGACTTCCCCCATGGTGTATGTGGCCATGATGTTCAGCTGGTTCGCTTGGCATGTCGAGGACCACGAGCTCCACAGCTTGAATTACTTGCATATGGGCGCCGGCAAGACGTGGTATGGCGTGCCCAGGGATGCCGCGCTTGCGTTCGAGGAGGTCGTTCGGCTGCACGGGTACGGGGGGGAGGTGAATCGTCTCG TGACTTTCGCATTACTAGGTGAGAAGACCACTGTCATGACTCCTGAAGTACTTATGGGTGCAGGAATCCCTTGCTGCAG ATTGGTGCAAAATGCTGGAGAGTTTGTTGTCACTTTCCCGGGATCTTATCATACAGGATTCAGTCTTG GATTTAATTGTGGGGAGGCAGCAAATATTGCAACTCCTGGATGGTTGAGGGTAGCCAAAGAGGCTGCAATTCGAAGGGCTTCAATTAACTATCCTCCCATGGTGTCTCATTTTCAGCTCCTTTATGAACTTGCACTATCATTGTGTACAAG gatGCCCAGGGGCAGCAGAAGTGAACCACGAAGTTCTAGACTGAAAGATAAAAtgaaaggagaaggagaagagattgTCAAGAACATATTTGTTCAGAATGTGATTCAAAATAATCACCTACTTAGTTTTCTTCTTGATAAAGGATCTTCCTGCATAGTTCTTCCACAAGATGCACCCGAGAGTCCTTTATGTTCAAATGCACTTGTCAGATCTCAAGTAAAGGCAAAACCAAGATTATCACTTGGTTTATGCAGTCACCAGGAAGCAGTGGAAGCATCAAGACTTTTGCCTTCTGATGATATCACACCAGGCTGGAGTGCAGGGAGGAGAGACATGAGTGGTTTATGTTCACTTAAACGAAATTCTATATCTGTTTCCCAAGGAAAGATGATTACATCAGCAACATGCGGCAGATTTGGTGCTGCTGATTTCTACTCTTCTTCAGACTCACAGAATGAGGAAGGTGAAAAAGAAGGTACATTCCAAGGTGATGGGCTACTAGATCAAGGACTATTGGCATGTGTTACATGTGGAATTTTGAGCTTTGCATGTGTGGCTGTCATTCAACCAAGAGAAGCAGCAGCGAAATACCTTATGTCTGCTGATTGTGGTTTCCTTagtggtcatattaatggttctGGAGAAGTAAGTGGTATCAATAAAGATGCAAGCAGGCAGGCAGATGATTATAATTTGGTTTCAGGTTCAG GACAAATAGGAAGGCATACTGAAAATACAGTGGATGATTACTGGGTTCATTGTAACACATATTCAGGACAGGTTTCAGAACAGAGTGTCGAAGTCTTTTCTGATAATACAGGCCAGAGAGGCATCTCTGCACTTGATCTTCTAGCTTCTGCCTATGGGGATACGTCAGACACTGAGGAAGAAGCTTTGCATGCGAAATCTGATTGTACTGATGAAAATGATGTTAAAGACTTCCCATCTTCAGCTAAACCAATCGAACATCCAAACTTTGCCATTGAATTGCCAAACTTATGTTCAAGTAAGGATTCACAGAAGGAGACAGATTTGTCCTTCATTGGAGCAGACTGCCAAAATGGAACATGTGCTCAAAATTCTTATAATAATGTTGGTCCAGATGATCCAGATGGACCGACAAATGTTAGTGCTGGTGAGAAATGCCAGCTTAAATGGGAGTTCTGTGGCAGTAATCAGCCAGAAAATGTAAAATCTGCTGGAACAGATAGTTTAGATGATAATAGGAAAGTCACTACCTCTAATAGTTCTATAAAATCAATGGAGGAACCAACAGATTTTAGTTACAGGGAAGTGGATGATGGTTGTCGTGCTACTGAAACTGCTGACAACCAGCAGGGCAACATGAAGATGGGAAACGCGTCTTTTGGTTCTGAAGATCTCTCCGTTCAACCTGATGTCTGCTGTGACTTATCTGAACCAACAAAAGGTACTGCTATAACAACGCAATCAATAAATGTTCATACTAAAATGATGAATTCAGGCATACCAGCCATGCGAAGATGTGACAAAGATTCTTCTAGAATGCATGTTTTTTGTCTTGAACATGCTGTGGAGGTTGACAAGCAACTTCAGCCGATAGGTGGTATGCATATTATGCTCTTCTGTCATCCAG ACTATCCTAAAATAGAAGCAGAAGCAAAACTCTTGGCAGAAGAGTTGGGATTTGATTATTCTTGGAAGGATGTGCATTTCAAAGAGGCCACAGAGGAAGAACAAGAGAGATTCGGAGCAGCCTTGGAAGATGAGGAAGCTATACCTGTAAACAGTGATTGGGCTGTGAAATTGGGCATTAACCTATATTACAGTGCCGGTCTTAGCAAGTCTCCCCTCTATAGCAAGCAGATGCCATACAATGCAGTCATATACAAGGCATTTGGATGCAATTCCCCAGGCAACTCCCCGGCAAAGCCAAAGACTTCTGGGAGGAGACCAGGCCGGCAGAAGAAAATAGTTGTTGCTGGTAGGTGGTGTGGGAAAGTTTGGATGACAAATCAGGTCCATCCATATCTAGCTCATAGAAATGAAGCTCAAGATCATGATCATGTGGAACAACTCTACTCCCAAGGCACTGGTCAAAAGCCAAAAGTTAAGACATATACTAAGGATGCACCTTCTGAAAGGAATCCATCAGCTAGCGATGGAACAGCTGCAAGAAAATctggaaagaagagaaagaaacctCTGAGGAAGGCAAGCAAGAAGAAACCCAGACACACCCAAATAGATAAGTCAGAAGCTATGGAAGATGTGCCCGAGACTTCCTCATCACCATGTGGAAGGGTTCTGCGAAGCAGCCATTCTAAGCAAGCTGTGATCGCTAACCGGAAAAAGTTTAATCTGAAAGATGAAGCTGAAGGAGGACCGAGCGCACGACTCCGAAAACAGACATCAAAGGCCATGGAAGAGGTCAAGACTAAATCAGCAAGCAGGAAGCAGGCTAGACAGAGAAAAGCAAAGAAAGCACAGGCTACAAATCCTGTGACCAAGGATGAGGATGGggaatatatatgtgatattgaGGGGTGCTCAATGAGCTTTAGTACAAAACAAGATCTGTCTTTGCACAAGCGTGATATCTGCCCTGTCAAAGGGTGCGGGAAGAAGTTTTTCTCGCACAAGTATCTGGTGCAGCATAGGAAGGTGCACATGGATGATCGCCCACTTGAGTGCCCGTGGAAGGGTTGCAAGATGACATTCAAGTGGGCATGGGCAAGGACAGAGCATATAAGGGTCCACACTGGTGACCGGCCCTATGTGTGCCGAGAACCAGGGTGTGGTCAGACATTCCGGTTTGTGTCAGATTTCAGCCGTCATAAGCGCAAGACAGGTCATTCGGTAAAAAAGGGCAGGAGATGA
- the LOC105052983 gene encoding probable splicing factor 3A subunit 1: MIGAILPLPAPPSDGNLGPIPPAQLPDENNDDNKAKEDQPAAAPAPAVATHTRTIGIIHPPPDIRMIIEKTATFVAKNGPEFEKRILANNAGNAKFNFLIPSDPYHAYYQHRVSEFRSQIQSSQPPAAGADSSQQQQQLQPPPPPDSSAPAAPSGDSAAKPDPAAPFRIPPRKVLEPPEAEQYTVRLPEGITGEELDIIKLTAQFVARNGKGFLNSLSTREATNPQFHFLRPTHSMFTFFTALTDAYSKVLMPPKGVAEKLRNGVTDMTTVLERCLHRLEWERSQEQARQKAEDEIEQERLQMAMIDWHDFVVVETIEFADDEDEELPMPMTLEEVIRRSKMSALDDQGPMETVEPGKEVEMEMDEEEVQLVEEGMRAARLDENGEDENKRKADAAPADEPEPPMRIVKNWKRPEERIPAERDPTKFVISPITGELIPINEMAEHMRISLIDPKYKEQKERMMAKIRETTLAADDEISRNIVGLARTRPDIFGTTEEEVSNAVKAEIAKKKDEQPKQVIWDGHSSSIGRTATQALSQSLSGEEQADANNTDAERTLPGPAPPPPKPGVPSVRPLPPPPGLVLNIPRFPPSAAPYSAAAGGGMVAPPPRPGIGPMIPSVRPPAPPMPMSSAQQPVMMSRPPMPPAISVNPPTIPVPPPPGSQFTPLVAPRPFMPMPPPNMPMVLPPPLPQGMPPPPPPEEAPPPLPDEPEPKRQRTDDVSLVPEDQFLAQHPGPVRVSVSVPNVDEGNLKGQLLEIMIQSLSETVGSLKEKIAGEIQLPANKQKLSSRAGFLKDNLTLAYYNIGPGETLTLALRERGGRKK, from the exons ATGATCGGCGCCATCCTCCCCCTCCCCGCCCCGCCGTCCGACGGCAATCTCGGCCCCATCCCTCCCGCCCAACTCCCCGACGAGAACAACGATGACAACAAAGCCAAAGAAGACCAACCCGCTGCCGCTCCGGCGCCGGCGGTGGCGACCCACACGAGGACCATCGGCATCATCCACCCTCCCCCCGACATCCGGATGATCATCGAGAAGACGGCCACTTTCGTCGCCAAGAACGGCCCCGAGTTCGAGAAGCGCATCCTCGCCAACAACGCCGGCAACGCCAAGTTCAACTTCCTCATACCCTCCGACCCCTACCACGCCTACTACCAGCACCGCGTCTCCGAATTCCGCTCCCAGATCCAATCCTCCCAACCCCCCGCCGCCGGCGCCGACTCCTCCCAGCAGCAACAACAGCTGCAGCCGCCCCCTCCCCCCGATTCGTCCGCCCCCGCCGCACCTTCTGGCGATTCTGCCGCCAAGCCCGACCCCGCCGCCCCGTTCCGCATCCCCCCTCGGAAGGTCCTCGAGCCGCCCGAGGCCGAGCAGTACACCGTCCGGCTCCCCGAGGGGATCACCGGGGAGGAGCTCGACATCATCAAGCTAACCGCTCAGTTCGTCGCCCGGAACGGGAAGGGCTTCTTGAATAGTCTCTCGACTCGGGAGGCCACCAACCCGCAATTCCACTTCCTGCGGCCCACCCACAGCATGTTCACCTTCTTCACCGCGCTCACGGACGCCTACTCCAAGGTGCTCATGCCGCCCAAGGGGGTCGCGGAGAAGCTGCGGAACGGCGTGACCGACATGACGACGGTGCTCGAGCGGTGCCTGCACCGCCTCGAGTGGGAGCGCTCCCAGGAGCAGGCGAGGCAGAAGGCCGAGGACGAGATCGAGCAGGAAAGACTGCAGATGGCGATGATCGACTGGCATGATTTCGTCGTGGTGGAGACCATCGAATTCGCCGACGACGAGGATGAAGAGCTTCCGATGCCGATGACACTGGAGGAGGTTATCAGGAGGAGCAAGATGTCGGCTTTGGATGATCAAGGTCCGATGGAGACCGTCGAGCCAGGAAAGGAGGTGGAGATGGAGATGGATGAGGAGGAGGTCCAGCTTGTAGAGGAAGGCATGAGGGCCGCGAGACTGGATGAGAATGGCGAGGATGAGAACAAGAGGAAAGCAGACGCGGCGCCTGCGGATGAACCGGAGCCACCAATGAGGATAGTAAAGAACTGGAAGCGGCCAGAAGAGAGGATCCCGGCCGAAAGAGACCCGACCAAGTTTGTCATCTCCCCGATCACGGGCGAGCTGATTCCAATTAATGAGATGGCCGAGCACATGCGAATCTCGCTCATAGATCCCAAGTACAAGGAGCAGAAGGAGAGGATGATGGCAAAGATCCGGGAGACGACCCTTGCCGCCGACGATGAGATCTCTAGGAACATCGTGGGTCTCGCACGAACCCGTCCCGATATCTTTGGGACCACGGAGGAAGAAGTCTCGAATGCTGTTAAGGCGGAGATCGCGAAGAAGAAAGATGAGCAGCCGAAGCAGGTCATATGGGATGGGCACTCCAGTAGCATTGGCCGCACTGCGACCCAAGCCTTGTCCCAGAGTCTTTCCGGCGAGGAACAAGCGGATGCTAACAATACTGATGCTGAGAGGACTCTTCCAGGccctgctcctcctcctccgaagCCTGGTGTACCATCAGTGCGTCCCCTTCCACCACCGCCGGGATTGGTTCTGAATATTCCTCGTTTCCCTCCAAGTGCAGCCCCTTATTCTGCCGCCGCCGGTGGAGGTATGGTTGCCCCACCGCCAAGGCCTGGAATTGGCCCCATGATTCCATCTGTGAGGCCTCCAGCTCCACCAATGCCCATGAGTTCAGCCCAGCAGCCTGTTATGATGAGCCGGCCGCCGATGCCCCCGGCGATCTCGGTGAACCCACCTACTATTCCTGTACCACCACCCCCTGGATCACAGTTCACTCCTTTGGTGGCTCCCCGACCATTTATGCCCATGCCACCTCCTAACATGCCAATGGTCCTGCCGCCGCCTCTTCCACAAGGGatgccaccaccacctcctcctgaGGAAGCTCCTCCACCACTACCTGATGAGCCGGAGCCAAAGAGGCAAAGGACTGATGATGTTTCACTCGTACCAGAGGATCAGTTCCTTGCTCAGCATCCG GGACCTGTTCGCGTTTCTGTATCTGTTCCCAATGTTGATGAAGGAAACTTGAAAGGCCAGCTGCTGGAGATCATGATCCAGTCTTTGTCTGAGACTGTAGGCAGTCTTAAggagaagattgctggagagattcAACTTCCTGCTAATAAGCAGAAATTAAGCAGCCGAGCAGGATTTCTAAAAGACAATCTTACCCTTGCTTATTACAACATTGGCCCTGGAGAAACACTAACTCTTGCTCTAAGGGAGCGTGGTGGGAGAAAGAAATGA